A DNA window from Rossellomorea marisflavi contains the following coding sequences:
- a CDS encoding IDEAL domain-containing protein, which yields MENKKSYTDMMKASAMTRKKHAEKSVLDIYIDMVIHESILTTRKADLLEAIDAALDCKDETLFMKLTDELTSLSCHYG from the coding sequence ATGGAAAACAAAAAATCCTATACTGATATGATGAAGGCTTCCGCGATGACCAGGAAAAAGCATGCTGAAAAGAGCGTCTTAGACATCTATATTGATATGGTCATACACGAAAGCATCCTTACGACAAGAAAAGCCGACTTACTGGAAGCCATCGATGCCGCCCTGGATTGCAAAGATGAAACCCTCTTTATGAAATTGACGGATGAATTGACTTCACTATCCTGCCATTATGGATGA
- a CDS encoding DUF421 domain-containing protein, which produces MDEWLGRFPIGWRPFSCPFRMFLPSNGHPKEKEPRGDTMTILFKTLILYLITIAAMRLMGKSTIVQMTPYDLVAIIIVGTIASEPLISTAFFPTLWALIILVSLHILFSFLTLSQFGNRFFLGEPTLLIKEGTILEDNLEKSKISIIQLTSILRAKGYPKISDVDYAILEPIGEVSIIPKVENTPVTIEHLDLRIDDEGLPISVIVDGRLQHHNLRLLGLDSEWINARLRREQLHHKDVLFAYVTEKTKNLVINKRK; this is translated from the coding sequence ATGGATGAATGGCTTGGCCGCTTCCCCATCGGGTGGCGGCCATTTTCATGTCCGTTCCGCATGTTCCTTCCATCCAATGGTCATCCTAAGGAAAAAGAGCCCCGGGGTGATACCATGACCATCCTTTTCAAGACGCTTATTCTTTATCTCATCACCATCGCCGCCATGCGGCTCATGGGCAAGTCCACCATTGTCCAAATGACCCCCTATGACCTGGTGGCCATCATCATCGTCGGTACCATTGCTTCAGAGCCGTTGATTTCAACAGCGTTCTTCCCTACGCTTTGGGCCCTGATCATCCTCGTCTCCTTACATATCCTTTTCTCGTTCCTAACATTGAGTCAGTTCGGGAACCGCTTCTTCCTCGGGGAACCCACCCTGCTGATCAAAGAAGGCACGATCCTCGAAGATAATCTGGAGAAGTCGAAAATCTCGATCATCCAGCTTACGTCCATCCTGAGGGCTAAAGGATACCCGAAGATTTCCGACGTCGATTACGCCATACTTGAGCCGATTGGCGAAGTGAGCATCATACCAAAGGTGGAAAATACGCCTGTCACGATTGAACATCTGGACCTCCGCATCGATGACGAAGGCCTCCCCATCTCCGTCATCGTCGATGGAAGGCTGCAACACCATAACCTCCGCCTCCTCGGGTTGGATTCAGAATGGATCAATGCTCGCCTTCGGAGGGAACAGCTCCATCACAAAGATGTATTATTTGCCTATGTGACGGAAAAGACAAAAAACCTGGTGATCAATAAACGCAAATAG
- a CDS encoding AzlC family ABC transporter permease, translating into MEATYSVKKTSDFRLGLQAGLSIAIGYMPVALTFGLLARTTGLTFAETVLMSLFVYAGAAQYISLSLIAVGTGVMEIVLTTLIVNIRHFLMSASLTERLEEHQLYKKLMTAFGVTDETFSVISTQTGKVRTAFAAGVMVISYGSWVVFSGVGHLMGDIMPGFLQVSMSIALYAMFVGLLVPSMKKSVKVTYLAAVAAAVNSLLIFYTDLSGGWSIVASTLVSSLMVEWVWHMKRRNPRG; encoded by the coding sequence GTGGAAGCTACCTACTCTGTAAAAAAAACCTCTGATTTTCGTTTGGGACTGCAGGCGGGCTTAAGCATAGCAATCGGTTATATGCCCGTCGCCCTCACGTTCGGGCTCCTGGCAAGGACAACGGGCTTGACGTTTGCAGAGACGGTACTCATGAGCCTCTTTGTCTACGCGGGTGCTGCGCAGTATATTTCACTGAGTCTCATTGCTGTGGGGACCGGCGTCATGGAAATCGTCCTCACCACGCTGATCGTGAATATCCGCCATTTCCTCATGTCCGCTTCACTGACTGAGAGATTGGAAGAACATCAACTTTATAAAAAGCTGATGACGGCCTTCGGTGTGACAGATGAAACGTTTTCTGTCATCTCGACTCAGACAGGGAAGGTCCGGACCGCTTTTGCAGCCGGCGTGATGGTCATCTCGTATGGAAGCTGGGTGGTATTTTCCGGAGTCGGCCATCTCATGGGTGATATCATGCCCGGCTTCCTCCAAGTAAGCATGTCCATTGCCCTTTATGCCATGTTTGTTGGACTTCTCGTTCCATCCATGAAAAAGAGTGTGAAGGTCACGTATCTTGCAGCGGTTGCGGCAGCCGTGAACAGTCTGCTCATCTTTTACACCGATCTGTCTGGAGGCTGGTCCATCGTTGCTTCGACCCTGGTCTCATCCCTAATGGTTGAATGGGTTTGGCATATGAAGAGGAGGAATCCACGTGGATAA
- a CDS encoding S9 family peptidase, producing the protein MDRQTVSINDLYHIKAISSPRFSPDGKEAVFLQTVMCEEKDAYFTRLFHYEGEGDRLRQWTFQEERISSPAWSPCGRYIAFLSDRTGVTQIYRMSRSGGEPERMTDCSSSVKQFLWSPCSTKIVFSMKLGAGADPQGKMEEEKRLLPYVTSTMKYKGDGEGLRDHRHSQLVIMDLVTGKAERVSDDHHDYTLQDWSPDGKELLVAADLSDDADFSFQHHLYTWSIDTGSKERITGGRGQYGAARWSPDGRHIAYIGDEREYVNATQPKLWIHNVEARNAYCLSEGLDLPIGDYMNSDAVQAVQAPGIKWSTDNESVYFLASDSGNTVLYYGHIDGAIFPAYLEAEQHVYDFDFHPQGQRIIMAMSTPSKPGELYLLHVPTGAIRQLTTSNEEWIESRSLAETESFYFQGAKGEMVQGWLMKPADTGGERKIPLVVEIHGGPHTMYGNTFFHELQVLAGDYAVLFINPRGSHGYGQAFADDVRGDYGNGDYEDIMKAVDHVLEHFSFLDENRLGVTGGSYGGFMTNWIIGHTDRFKAAVTQRSISNWVSFYGVSDIGYSFTEWQIGSGLEDMEKLWRHSPLAFVREMATPLLIMHSEEDLRCPIEQAEQLYIALKREKKEAKFVRFPQSDHNLSRNGTPSLRVHRLKEMTQWFKEHL; encoded by the coding sequence ATGGATCGACAAACCGTTTCCATCAATGATCTATACCATATCAAGGCCATTTCCTCCCCGCGGTTTTCCCCGGACGGAAAGGAGGCCGTTTTTCTTCAGACGGTGATGTGTGAAGAAAAGGATGCCTACTTCACCCGGCTTTTCCATTATGAAGGGGAGGGTGACCGGCTTCGGCAGTGGACGTTTCAGGAAGAAAGGATTTCATCCCCTGCATGGTCGCCGTGTGGCAGGTATATCGCCTTTCTGTCAGATCGCACAGGCGTCACGCAAATCTATAGGATGTCACGCAGCGGGGGAGAGCCTGAAAGGATGACGGATTGCTCGTCATCGGTCAAGCAGTTTCTTTGGTCTCCCTGCTCCACCAAAATCGTGTTCAGCATGAAGCTTGGGGCGGGGGCCGACCCGCAAGGAAAGATGGAAGAAGAGAAGCGTCTCCTGCCTTATGTCACCTCTACGATGAAATATAAAGGCGACGGGGAAGGGCTGCGGGATCACCGCCATTCTCAGCTTGTCATCATGGATCTGGTCACCGGGAAGGCTGAAAGAGTGAGTGATGATCATCATGATTATACTCTCCAGGACTGGTCCCCAGATGGCAAAGAACTTTTGGTGGCAGCCGACCTCAGTGATGATGCGGATTTTTCATTTCAGCATCATTTGTATACTTGGTCCATCGATACGGGCAGCAAGGAGAGGATTACCGGAGGGCGAGGACAGTACGGAGCCGCACGGTGGTCCCCCGATGGACGGCATATCGCATACATAGGGGATGAGAGGGAGTATGTCAACGCCACGCAGCCGAAACTGTGGATCCACAACGTGGAAGCCCGGAATGCATACTGCTTGAGCGAAGGACTCGATCTTCCCATCGGTGACTATATGAACAGTGATGCCGTCCAGGCGGTCCAGGCACCGGGGATCAAATGGTCTACAGATAATGAAAGTGTATATTTCTTGGCATCCGACTCGGGGAATACGGTTTTATACTATGGTCATATCGACGGCGCGATCTTCCCTGCCTATCTGGAAGCGGAACAGCATGTATATGATTTTGACTTCCATCCTCAAGGGCAGCGGATCATCATGGCGATGAGCACTCCTTCCAAACCGGGAGAGCTTTACCTGCTCCATGTTCCGACCGGGGCCATCAGGCAGCTGACTACAAGCAATGAAGAATGGATTGAAAGTCGGTCATTGGCCGAAACTGAATCCTTTTACTTTCAAGGGGCGAAGGGTGAGATGGTCCAAGGATGGCTAATGAAACCTGCAGACACAGGCGGTGAAAGGAAAATTCCCCTTGTGGTGGAAATCCACGGAGGTCCCCACACCATGTATGGGAATACATTCTTCCATGAGCTACAGGTGCTCGCCGGAGACTATGCGGTCTTGTTCATCAATCCAAGGGGGAGTCATGGCTATGGTCAGGCATTTGCCGATGATGTGCGCGGTGACTATGGCAACGGAGATTACGAAGACATCATGAAAGCCGTCGATCACGTGCTGGAACACTTCAGCTTCCTGGACGAGAACCGGTTGGGTGTGACCGGCGGGAGCTACGGTGGATTCATGACGAATTGGATCATCGGTCATACAGATCGTTTCAAAGCTGCCGTCACCCAAAGGTCCATCAGTAATTGGGTCAGCTTTTATGGAGTGAGCGATATCGGCTATTCCTTCACGGAGTGGCAGATCGGTTCAGGTCTGGAGGATATGGAGAAACTTTGGAGGCACTCGCCCCTTGCGTTTGTGAGAGAGATGGCTACCCCCCTTCTCATCATGCATAGTGAAGAAGACCTGAGATGCCCTATCGAACAGGCGGAACAACTGTACATCGCTTTGAAGCGCGAGAAGAAAGAAGCAAAGTTCGTCCGCTTCCCTCAATCAGATCATAACCTGTCCAGGAATGGTACGCCGTCACTCAGGGTTCACAGATTGAAAGAGATGACGCAGTGGTTCAAGGAACATCTGTAA
- the lepB gene encoding signal peptidase I, with protein sequence MKEQIKKEGLEWIKALAIGLIIFIVIRTFLFSNYVVDGESMMPTLQDGNKLVVNKIGYQIGDLHRFDVLVFHANEKEDYVKRVIGLPGDTVTYKNDKLYINGKYYEEPYLDTYKAENSGGKLTGDFTLEELTGDKKVPKGKLFVLGDNRRGSEDSRYFGFIDREQVVGKVNLRYWPLNEWDVQFKN encoded by the coding sequence TTGAAAGAACAGATAAAGAAAGAGGGCCTGGAATGGATCAAGGCACTTGCGATCGGATTGATCATCTTCATCGTCATCCGCACGTTCCTCTTTTCGAATTATGTAGTGGACGGCGAATCCATGATGCCCACCCTTCAAGACGGCAATAAGCTCGTCGTGAATAAAATCGGATATCAGATCGGGGATCTTCACCGCTTTGACGTACTCGTATTCCATGCCAATGAAAAAGAAGACTATGTAAAGCGCGTCATCGGGCTGCCGGGCGACACGGTCACCTATAAAAATGATAAACTTTATATAAACGGAAAATATTACGAAGAGCCATATCTGGATACGTATAAAGCAGAAAATTCTGGCGGGAAGCTTACTGGTGATTTCACCCTCGAAGAATTGACAGGGGATAAGAAAGTGCCAAAGGGTAAACTCTTCGTCCTTGGAGACAATCGCCGAGGCAGCGAGGACAGCCGATATTTCGGATTCATCGACCGAGAGCAGGTAGTGGGGAAAGTGAATCTCCGGTACTGGCCATTGAATGAGTGGGACGTCCAATTTAAAAACTGA
- a CDS encoding endonuclease — translation MRITVVLIMAVLLTACGQVAGDQPAGKEDVSHLQIAKRDASTPLTVEAALERQDGSLAEVAGFVTGQPVSDSEVLTAGFTNDYALALADEPGEADPEKMLFVQIPSSKRLEDGLKTNPGIIGKKRVITGKLTSYFSHPGIKGVTSISPGEEDEGKEDEPSTDSGGYYSSAEGLSGEALKSALHDIIDDHRELSYSELWDAMAKTDEDPDHPGNVILLYTGRSQAKELHGGDVDDWNREHVWAKSHGNFGTARGPGTDLHHLRPADVTVNSSRGNLDFDNGGSPHDEADGNFSDEDSWEPRDEVKGDVARMLFYMAVRYEGDAGELDLELNDRVNNGKAPNHGRLSVLLDWHESDPVDDRERRRNEIIYEEYQGNRNPFIDHPEWADQIW, via the coding sequence ATGCGGATTACAGTGGTGCTGATCATGGCGGTCCTTTTGACGGCATGTGGGCAAGTGGCAGGCGATCAACCTGCAGGAAAGGAAGATGTTTCTCATCTTCAGATTGCAAAAAGAGACGCTTCCACACCGCTGACAGTAGAGGCTGCCCTTGAGCGCCAAGACGGTTCACTTGCTGAAGTAGCGGGATTTGTCACGGGTCAGCCTGTATCTGATTCGGAAGTGCTGACAGCCGGTTTCACGAATGACTATGCCCTTGCCCTCGCGGATGAACCGGGAGAAGCAGATCCGGAGAAGATGCTGTTTGTCCAGATCCCTTCTTCCAAAAGGCTTGAAGATGGCCTGAAGACGAATCCTGGCATAATCGGTAAGAAACGAGTGATCACCGGGAAACTGACCAGTTACTTCTCCCACCCTGGAATAAAGGGAGTCACCTCCATTTCACCGGGGGAGGAGGACGAGGGGAAAGAGGACGAGCCTTCGACAGATTCCGGAGGCTACTACTCAAGTGCTGAAGGGTTGAGCGGTGAAGCACTGAAATCGGCTCTTCACGACATCATCGATGATCACAGGGAGCTGTCTTATAGCGAGCTATGGGACGCGATGGCCAAAACGGATGAGGACCCCGATCATCCCGGTAATGTCATTCTGCTTTATACGGGGAGATCCCAGGCAAAGGAGTTGCACGGGGGAGATGTGGATGATTGGAACAGGGAGCATGTGTGGGCAAAGTCCCACGGGAATTTCGGAACGGCAAGAGGGCCGGGGACCGATCTACACCACCTGAGACCGGCCGATGTCACGGTCAATTCTTCCAGGGGGAATCTCGATTTCGATAACGGCGGTTCACCGCATGATGAAGCGGATGGGAATTTTTCCGATGAAGACTCATGGGAACCGCGGGACGAGGTGAAAGGCGACGTGGCACGGATGCTCTTCTATATGGCCGTCCGCTATGAAGGGGATGCCGGGGAATTGGATCTTGAACTGAATGACCGCGTGAATAATGGCAAGGCACCGAACCACGGGCGGCTGTCGGTCCTGCTGGACTGGCATGAATCGGATCCCGTCGATGACCGTGAAAGGCGGAGGAACGAAATCATCTATGAGGAGTATCAGGGTAATCGGAACCCCTTTATCGATCATCCAGAATGGGCAGATCAAATATGGTGA
- a CDS encoding competence protein ComK, producing the protein MSTKSRIIEEYEVNPHTMVLKPIEYGAKTFTQIIEVNDVLISPFKPLEILKKSCEYFGSSYEGLKEGTKTLTGIVYKAPIIVNPQMSLFFFPTTSPAKHECTWISHAFVKEYEPLEDGSTNVYLQNQQTCIVPISYSSFKNQMRKTAELRIAYSQRISEMETRYGLGAPDPSQVKMFFLDRDIPKQDA; encoded by the coding sequence ATGAGCACAAAATCCCGAATCATAGAAGAATATGAGGTGAATCCTCATACCATGGTCCTGAAACCGATCGAGTATGGGGCCAAGACGTTCACACAGATCATCGAAGTGAATGATGTTCTGATTTCACCGTTCAAGCCGCTCGAAATTCTGAAGAAAAGCTGTGAGTATTTCGGCTCTTCATACGAAGGACTGAAAGAAGGAACCAAAACATTGACTGGAATCGTCTATAAAGCCCCGATCATTGTGAATCCCCAGATGTCCCTTTTCTTCTTCCCTACAACATCTCCCGCCAAGCATGAATGCACATGGATATCCCATGCCTTTGTAAAGGAGTACGAGCCGCTGGAAGATGGTTCCACGAATGTTTACCTGCAAAACCAGCAAACTTGCATCGTGCCGATTTCGTACAGCTCCTTCAAGAATCAGATGAGGAAGACAGCGGAACTGCGCATTGCCTACTCACAGAGGATTTCAGAGATGGAAACCCGTTATGGGCTCGGTGCACCCGATCCGTCCCAGGTGAAGATGTTCTTTCTGGATCGGGATATTCCGAAACAGGATGCGTGA
- a CDS encoding M48 family metallopeptidase, which produces MAKKWAFRAILAYALLGLILYAYLFYIAGSGVPESFKGSSADPSTFMNAKEILLSEDFSKIKNLLFFLSTPYEWLLYFLIMILGVSRTFEKWAKGTVKNGFLQTAIYLFWLSITTFIAIFPFQYISYQVSKAYNISTQTFSMWMKDETIDFWVNYLLMLIIVSVLYGLMKRFKQRWWLAAWALSVPFTIFMMFIQPVLIDPLYNEFYPLKNKELEAKILSLADQAGIPANHVFEVDMSEKTNSLNAYVTGVGSNSRIVLWDTTLEQLTDDEILFVMAHEMAHYVEKHIYIGIGIYLLLSFFGLFLASKLMRGIVANYGEEIKVDRVASLRSLPLFLLITSVLLFAVSPFSNWISRYQETRADRYAIELTQDKEAAITSFQKLSKVGLSQVNPPLLVKIFRYGHPTMLERLNMLEQYKTDTKEKEDPAESSP; this is translated from the coding sequence TTGGCGAAGAAGTGGGCGTTTCGTGCGATACTTGCTTATGCGCTATTGGGCTTGATTTTATATGCTTATCTATTCTATATTGCCGGTTCTGGTGTACCTGAGAGCTTCAAGGGGAGCAGCGCCGATCCTTCAACGTTTATGAATGCCAAGGAGATTCTCCTCAGTGAGGATTTTTCCAAGATCAAGAATTTGCTTTTCTTTTTATCCACTCCGTATGAATGGCTCCTGTATTTTTTGATCATGATACTGGGCGTTTCCCGTACGTTTGAGAAGTGGGCAAAAGGAACGGTGAAGAATGGATTCCTGCAGACGGCCATTTATCTGTTTTGGTTGTCGATCACGACGTTCATCGCAATCTTTCCGTTCCAGTACATCTCCTATCAAGTATCCAAGGCATACAATATTTCCACTCAGACGTTTTCGATGTGGATGAAGGACGAGACCATCGACTTTTGGGTGAATTACCTGTTGATGCTCATCATCGTTTCGGTTCTTTATGGACTGATGAAAAGGTTCAAACAGCGGTGGTGGCTAGCTGCATGGGCGCTATCGGTTCCATTTACGATATTCATGATGTTCATCCAGCCGGTTCTCATCGATCCGCTTTATAACGAGTTTTACCCGTTAAAGAATAAGGAGCTTGAAGCGAAAATCCTTTCCCTGGCTGATCAGGCGGGGATTCCGGCCAATCACGTATTCGAGGTCGATATGTCAGAAAAGACGAATTCCCTCAATGCTTACGTGACCGGTGTGGGATCCAATTCCCGCATCGTGCTGTGGGATACGACGCTGGAGCAGCTGACCGATGACGAAATCCTATTCGTCATGGCCCATGAAATGGCCCACTATGTGGAGAAGCATATTTATATCGGGATCGGGATCTACCTGCTCTTGTCGTTCTTCGGTCTCTTCCTTGCATCGAAGCTCATGAGGGGGATCGTCGCCAACTACGGGGAGGAAATCAAGGTGGACCGTGTGGCAAGCCTGCGTTCCCTGCCTCTCTTCTTATTGATCACATCGGTGCTGCTGTTCGCCGTAAGCCCGTTCAGCAACTGGATATCCCGTTATCAGGAGACGAGAGCGGATCGATATGCCATTGAACTGACACAGGATAAAGAAGCGGCCATCACATCGTTCCAGAAGCTTTCCAAGGTCGGTTTATCTCAAGTGAATCCACCCCTTCTGGTCAAGATCTTCCGATATGGCCATCCTACCATGCTGGAGCGGCTGAACATGCTCGAGCAGTACAAAACGGATACAAAAGAAAAAGAAGATCCTGCGGAATCTTCTCCATGA
- a CDS encoding AzlD domain-containing protein — protein MMLLMIAGMAFVTYVPRMLPFVMFSGKELHPFVKGVLNNVPYAVLGALIFPSIFLIKEGDVLFGVVGAVAAFALAFCGANVIMVVLGAIAILSAYTFLV, from the coding sequence ATGATGCTCTTGATGATTGCAGGTATGGCCTTTGTTACCTACGTTCCGAGAATGCTTCCATTTGTGATGTTTTCCGGGAAGGAGCTGCACCCATTTGTGAAGGGGGTACTCAATAATGTTCCTTATGCCGTCTTAGGGGCCCTCATTTTCCCGAGTATCTTCCTGATCAAAGAAGGAGACGTGCTGTTCGGCGTCGTCGGAGCCGTAGCCGCCTTTGCCCTCGCGTTTTGCGGAGCCAATGTCATCATGGTCGTACTTGGTGCCATCGCGATTTTATCAGCCTATACCTTCTTGGTTTGA
- a CDS encoding TVP38/TMEM64 family protein, which translates to MDIQAFKDWFTLENIMDLIQQYRSFGPVPGILLPMLEAFLPFLPLFVFVLANANAFGLWFGFLFSWIGASAGALLVFMLVRRYGEARFFRFLKKNKQASRLTHWVDRHGFGPLFILLCFPFTPSALVNVVAGLSRISIAQYMLAVITGKMVMIFTISFIGYDIVSLVKQPIRTVIVGAIIFLLWFVGKRIEAHLNKKLEMDQRNERKKQEESH; encoded by the coding sequence ATGGATATCCAAGCGTTCAAAGATTGGTTCACACTTGAAAACATTATGGACCTCATTCAGCAATACCGGTCATTCGGGCCCGTTCCGGGAATCCTTCTACCAATGCTTGAAGCCTTCCTTCCTTTTTTGCCGCTGTTTGTATTCGTCCTAGCGAATGCGAATGCGTTCGGTTTGTGGTTCGGATTCCTGTTTTCATGGATAGGGGCTTCTGCAGGGGCTTTGTTGGTCTTTATGCTGGTAAGAAGATACGGGGAAGCAAGGTTCTTCCGTTTCTTAAAGAAGAATAAACAGGCATCCCGTCTGACCCATTGGGTGGACAGGCACGGCTTCGGTCCTTTATTCATCCTGCTCTGCTTCCCGTTTACACCCTCGGCCCTCGTAAACGTCGTGGCCGGGCTCTCCCGTATCAGTATCGCTCAATATATGCTGGCCGTCATCACGGGAAAAATGGTGATGATTTTCACCATTAGCTTTATCGGTTATGATATTGTATCATTAGTGAAACAGCCGATCCGTACCGTCATCGTGGGAGCGATCATCTTCCTCCTTTGGTTTGTCGGCAAGCGCATAGAGGCTCATCTCAATAAAAAGCTTGAAATGGACCAGCGAAACGAACGCAAGAAGCAGGAGGAATCACATTGA